Genomic DNA from Lactuca sativa cultivar Salinas chromosome 8, Lsat_Salinas_v11, whole genome shotgun sequence:
ACAAAGCTTCAATCGATCTTAACAAAAATGGCTCTTGAAATCACCGAAAGACATGCAGTTATCCAAGGGATTCCTCTTGTTCAAGCCTCTGATAAATATTTTTGGTTCTCAAGGCCACGTTTGATGCTTCATCTCATACACTTTGCCCTTTTTCAGGTGGAGATTTTACTTTTTAGGACTTTTTAATCAcatatttgatatttatttatcctCATGTCACTAACTGTTTTATTGGTTCTTTGTTACCACAGAATGCCTTCCAGATAACTTACTTCTTGTGGATTTGGGTAATAAACTGCTTTTTGTTTTGATGTTTATAACTTATAAGTACTTAAGTTCAATAAATAGCAACTTGAATAGAATgatataatacacaaataatttAAACTATGTTGCTATCTTTTACATTTAGGAAATACATTTTCTTTAAATCGAGGGTTTTACATTTAGGAAATACtttgaaagtataatgctatatagTTGGGTAGGTTTTTCAATGTATAGtgtattaataagaaaaataaaaataaaagtacaaTGCTCTAATCTATAAATGAATTAAAGCACGttgctatttttttatttttataaatacttTTTTTCTTAAATTTCTGTTTTTTTAGAGGGAACCGTTGGTAACACGATACTGTTTTATTTCTTGTGCATGTGCAGTATGAATATAAGATCAATTCTTGCTTCCATGATAACATGAAACTTGTAATACTAAAACTTGTTCTCGGgtgagtatttttttttttaacagatTGACCacatttttttttaccatttcttgatgtataatatgtatatattttgtgtttcAGGGTAGGAGTTTTGATTTTGTGTAGCTATATAACACTTCCGTTATACGCCCTTCTATCCCAGGTTCGATAATTTCTACTTTATTTATGTGAAAACTGTTAACTTTGacttatattttattaataaccAATAAATTGGTAAAATTGAAAAAATGTAGGCAAAAAAGAAATCAGTTAAATGCTTATCTATGCAACAATGTTAAATTTGACTTCTATCTGTATCTGTATCTGTATCTGTATCTGTATGCAGATGGGGTCGAACATGAAGAAGTCCATCTTCGATGAACACACCGCCAAGGCCCTAAAGCAATGGCGAATGGCGGTGAAGCGGAAACACGGCGGCAAGTCCCCTACTAGATCAACCGCCGGGAGTGTTGCCGCCAGCCCTATTCATCCGATGGCCACCACCACCTCCCGGACCGCCGCCGCTATGCTCCACCGTTTCCAAACCACAGGCCACTCAACACGGTCTAATTTCACATACGAGGACACGGATGTATCCGATTTTGAAGGCGAACCACTCTCTCCGGAATCATCTACTAGACAATTGCTTGATGTTAGGGTTGATTACCATAGTGATAATGAGATTGAGTTGGTTAATGAGAGTCAACAAGAAGTGGAAATGAAGAATGAGGATGATTTTTCGTTTGCCAAACCTGCCCCACCAAAATGAGATTTTTGTCGAATTTAGTTTTAATTGTTGTAGAGATATAGTAATGTTTAACTTTTATCTTGGTTGTTATTTCTTGGGGTTTTATGTATGGGGTATTTGATTGTGTAATAGTAAATATATGCATTTTGGGAATATTCTTGAAACTGTATGTTGTACCTTAAAATTCTTGGTTGGTTACGGAATGCAATATATACGATAAAATTTGATGTATCAAAGGAATTAGAATGCAATATGGAGATGGGCCATAATCACGAAAGGAATTTTAATGTATCAAAGGAATtagaatgttttgaaagaaatttGATTCTAGgaatattggaaaaattgtaatGCCTTTGGTTGGTGGAATGGGATTCAATTCATTTGTGTATCTTTATATTTGGTCTATAAATCTGTCGAGAGAATTCGGAATGCAATATATACGATAAAATTGtatcttttgttgttttttttgtaaattattaTTTGATAAATATATTTTACTGATAATTAAATTAAGGAAAACTTCATGAACGTCCTAAAATTTTCCATTTAAATTACCCATTTATTAGTTTTTAATTCATGAAATTTTGTAGAAAACTATTTCAGGATTTAAAAAAATTAGCACAACGGTTTCAAAACTAATTCAATATATTACTCAAAGCCTATAAGGCTTAAAACttgtaaaaataattatttattttggacGTATAGAGTTTGTATAAAATTATAAAAGTTTATTTACgaaaaatataatcaaaactaACTTATCTAAATGTTTTAGTTTAGTTAGTTGACCATTTATAATAAGATATAATCAAAATCAATATATTAATAGTTAAATAATTTGAAATTACCATCGATATGAGACAGCGGTATTTTAAAATCACAAAATGTCAATGAGTATCGAGTTTCCATCTATTTGGTTAACTCGGAATTTTTAGTATAATCATCCCAATTCAGTCGCAAAGTTAAGACTCAGCAAACTTACTTTGTCACAAATCTATTACTTTGTTCATTTGGCTACAGATGTATGACGCATTATTGTGGCTACGGTTGTATGACGTGTTATTGACCGAAATAAATACAGGGCTCTAGCAAATATCTAACTATCGGGCCTAGATCATAGGCCGATTATATTTTCATAGGGGGTTAGTGATTATGGCCCATCTCCATTTAAGTATATAATTCTTGGTTGGTTATGGAAGAATTCGGAAATATGGTCAAAAAGTTGTGGTCCACGGGTGAGACACAAGACAATGGGAATAAATTTATTGTTTTTAAAAACAAGAT
This window encodes:
- the LOC111877384 gene encoding MLO-like protein 10 isoform X2, with translation MVLGFISLILTFSQYYIAKICIPIDIADTMLPCTKKKEKVEEEVAHRLLLWYQERRSLAGAKASTCKKGKVPLITVDGLHQLHILIFFLAVLHVAYSAITMALGRLKIRGWKQWEQETLSHDYEFSNDPSRFRLTHETSFVRAHTSFWTRIPFFFYIGCFFRQFFRSVSRSDYMTLRNGFINLHLAPGTKFNFQKYIKRSLEDDFQVVVGVSPVLWASFVIFLLLNVNGWQAMFWASIIPLVVILAVGTKLQSILTKMALEITERHAVIQGIPLVQASDKYFWFSRPRLMLHLIHFALFQNAFQITYFLWIWYEYKINSCFHDNMKLVILKLVLGVGVLILCSYITLPLYALLSQMGSNMKKSIFDEHTAKALKQWRMAVKRKHGGKSPTRSTAGSVAASPIHPMATTTSRTAAAMLHRFQTTGHSTRSNFTYEDTDVSDFEGEPLSPESSTRQLLDVRVDYHSDNEIELVNESQQEVEMKNEDDFSFAKPAPPK